In Oncorhynchus tshawytscha isolate Ot180627B linkage group LG08, Otsh_v2.0, whole genome shotgun sequence, the genomic window gcggttggcatccaatttgttgcattaccgccacctactagaccggagtacaactcccttatactttgcttgataaataaaaatgtactaaataaataccctaccatctaacactacattcACTAATTTCAAAATTATATAAAAttaacaccaccctactccaccaattaaatgtatttatttctacCTCATGCCATCATTCTGAAAGGATGGAACATCACCACACCCTTAAACTCTTCTGATGTCGAagtctcgcacacccaaatacctctctgcagctgccatcGCAACCTCCATTTTCTGCGACTTCCGTTTCATCCCTGTAGTACAgctgataaccattgctataaatgctaaaaaaATCCAATTTTACTGAAACTTATAACACTTTTTGGCCTATCCTTCTGTACGGGTATATCTCtgctactctcaccactcctacCCCTTAACCCTTCTAccttcttcactgcctcagcatatgacaacttcagcactactctaaccctggaaaacTCAACTTGCCTCTCTCGCACGGctgaactaatagtatgtagtatatactatacagtatgttagtatgggtattcgaacacagctctaGTTTGTGTAGATGTTTTTCCTAAAATGTCATGAAAAAATGTGGGTGGGATCAGAAAACCAAAACAACATTGCTTTTCGTTTGCTGCGGTTCATCACATGACATCAGTGATTATACTCCACGCATTTATATTGGACAACGGCTCTGTCCATCAAATACGACATGAATGTTGTTCAGTATGAGCTAAAAAAGGAGGTTCTGGAAAAATGTCTACAGTGCCTGATGGCAAGAAATTGGTCCGAAGCCCAAGTGGACTTCGAATGGTCCCGGAGAATGGAGCGTTTAACAGCCCTTTTTCGTTAGATGAACCCCAGTGGGTCCCGGACAAAGAGGTAAGAGAGGAAATTAGAATAGGGCAACGCCGCTCGGACTTGATACTGTCTGTACGGGAcagtagccagctaacgttacttATCCCACGATTGAATGCCAAAAGGCGTATGAATATtagtattaaaaaaatatacgtgtgctttttttttttaaacattgttttATAACTGCCTAGCTACTTCATTTGGTATGTGTTGGTTGTAACAATGTTCAGCAGTTTGCTAGCTGTAAATGTGATTCCCTAAAAACACGCCTCTTCCTTCGATACAACTACGTCGCGAAGTGACTTTTCCTAGGAAAGTTAGCtaggttaggagagcattttcaCTAACCCTTTTCCTAAAGTACTaggttaattctcctaacctgttaCGAAAAAAATACATTCGGGTCGTAGTTGTATCGAAGTGACCTGTTCAGCTATAAATGCCAAAGCTGCCTGTAGTGTTCTAGCTAGTAACGTTAAGTTAGTTAGACAACATGGAGCCGTCAATACAGTAACTAGTTAGTTAACTACGCTGtcaagtagctaacgttagctgcttTACATTAGGTGCCACCAAAATACAGAACCAAAGTTGCCTCAGCCAGTCATTGCTGTTAGAAGTAGTTtttttctctccgtctcttcGAGATGTTCACATGCATCATGATCTAGCCTGGGCAGCCACCATTGGGCTCGATGTGCACAACCGGATGAAACACTTGTGCCCACCGGCATCCGGTTCATACGTAAAACATTTTTCATTCAGGCTCCAAAGGCTTCGATTTCCTCCTTAACTAGATTTAATGAAGAGAAGGCAAAAAAAAACGTGGAAAATATGCACACTTTATTGacgttcacccatgactgtgtggctatGTACATCTcctactcaatcatcaagtttgcagatgacacaacagtggtaggcctgattactgaTGAGACTGCCAACAAGGAGGAGGTgggggccctggcggagtggtgtcaggaaaataacctctccctcaatgtaaacaaaacgaaggagctgatcgtggacttcaggagacagcagagggagcaccccccatccacatcgaagggGCTGTAGGGGAAAAGTTCCTTGGCGCGCACATCACTGACCAtgtgaaatggtccatccacaccgCCAACAGCACCTCTtgaacttcaggaggctgaagaaatttggcttggcccctaagaccctctatggatgcaccattgagagcattctgtcgggctgtatcaccgcctggtacggcaactgcaccatccGCAACCACAGGGGTGGTGCAGTCAGCCCATCACATCACCGGAGGCTGACTGCCTGTCcttcaggacatctacagcacccggtgtcacaggaaggccaagaatatcatcaaggacctccCCCACCTGAgccatactgttttacccacttcatatatatatatatattgtattcttgtcaaggctcatcctatataactactgctttTCTATATAGTATTCAAATGTTTCTATTCATATAATATCAATAATGTTTATACACGTGATATActctgaacaaaaaatataaacgcaatacgTGAAGTGtgggtttcatgagctgaaataaaagatcccagaaatgttccaaatgcacaaaaagcctatttctctgaaatgttgtgcacaaatttgtttaccactctgttagtgagcatttccaagataatccatccacctgacatgtgtggcatatcatgaagtggatattacacaggtgcagcttgtgctggggacaataacatgccactgaaatgtgcagttttttcacacaacacaataccacatatgtctcatgttttggaagagcatgcaattggcatgctggcaTGTCCAACATCTCTGTTTCAGATCATTACattttcatttctctaccataagctgcctccaatgtaactttagagaatttgtcagtacttccaactggcctcaccaccacagaccatgtgtaagcaggccagcccaggacctccacagaccacaatcaacagcctgatcaactctatgtgaaggagatgttgtGCTGCATTAGGCAAATAGTagtcacactagatactgactggttttctgatccacacctctACCTttcttttttaaggtatctgtgaccaacagatgcatatctatattctgagtcatgaaatccatagattttcctttatatgaactgtgtttaattcagtaaaatctttaaaatggttgcattttatatttttgttcagtatacatattTCCTTTTTAATATTTGGGATTTGCATGTATTGTTAGGGATTACTGCACTTTTGGATCTAGCAGCATAAGCATTTCGTAACACTTGCGAAATATGTGTgcgtgaccaatacatttttggggggggatttgaTTATCCACCACCATGCTAGTGTCTAATGTGTACGAATGCTACTTCTTGATGTTGCACCCTGCATTCAGCCAGGGGTAAACAACAGACtgatggcaccttaattggggaggaagggCTCATGGTAAGGGCTGGAGTGGATTTAATGAAATGCTCCACTCCAGCCatttattatgagctgtcctcccccaagcagcctccactggtctgatgcaacttgacttgcctagttaatgcAACATCAGAAAGTATCATTCCTATAATTCTAGTTACTAATTAGCCACTCTggtatggtggtggaaaatgtgtttcataaagaaagtacactaatttttttttaaatcaagttgAGGTAATCGAAGCCTTTGCTGCCTTAATAATGGAGAATGTTTTATGTACAAACCGGTCGCTGGGGGACAGGCTGTGCACATCAAGCCCAGACGATATTCGAGATCCATAAAGACCACGAGCGGCTACCCAGGCTAATCATGATTATGACATGGGTCCACTTTGGAAAACACTTGAGTGGGGGATGGCCATGAGTCATAGCTGTGTGTGAACCTTACAGTAAACCTGTCCAGCAACTTGTCACACCACTGCCTCTTCACCCATGTATTTGAATGGTACACTGATCTTTAAGGTGCTGTGACATGTGGTGGCATTAAAACATTCAGTGTTAGGCTAACTTTTACttgggtctctctttatgtagcatCTCTCttgttgtgctgtgtgttttcctatattttatatttaatcccagcccctgtccctgcAAGTGGtcttttgccttctggtaggcagtcattgtaaataagaacttgttcttaactgacttgcctagttaaacaaataaAGTCTGTGGGTATGTTACTGTAAGCCTTAGGTTTGTGATCATCTTAGTGTAAAGGAGAGGTCTTTTGGTAATCCATTTTAAACTGTGAATCAAATTGTTGTGTCCATGTTTGAAATTGAGTGAACCAAAAGTATGTCCTTTTCCTCTTTCAGTGCCCAAGCTGTATGCAGTGTGACAAAAAATATGACTTCCTTACAAGAAAGGTTTGATTTACTATGATCCCATAATAtacataagtatgtggacactccttcaaattagtgtatttggCTAGTTCAGGCATACCTgttgctggcaggtgtataaaattgagcacacagccatgcaatctccatagacaaacattggcagtagaagggccttactgaatagctcagtgactttcaaagtggcacggTTCATAAgattgccacctttccaacaagtcagtttgtgaaATTTCtggcctgctagagctgccccgttcaactgtaagtgctgttattgtgaagtggaacatctaggagcaacaactgctcagccgtgaactggtaggccacataagctcacagaacgggaccatcGAGAGCTGAAGTGCTTAGCgcataaaaatagtctgtcctaggttgcaacactcactacggagttccaaactgcctcttgaagcaacgttagcacaataactgttcatcgggagcttcatgaaatgtgtttgccaagcagccgtacacaagcctaagGTCACAATACCAAGCGgcggctggaatggtgtaaagctcgccgccactggagtctggagcagtggaaagcgttctctggagtgacgaaGTCCAAAGAACAAatatgggtttggtggatgccaggagaatgctacctgcccgactgcatagtgccaactaaagtttggtggaggaggaatagtgcTCTAGGGCTGTTTTTCGTAGTTCGgtctaggcctcttagttccattgaagggaaatcttaatgcacagcatacagtgacattctagacaattctgtgcttccaattgtggcaacagtttgggaaagggcctttcctgttccagcatgacaattcccttgtgcacaaagtgaggtccatacagaaattgttttctaagatcggtgtggaagaacttgactggcctgcacagagccctggccTCAACTCCatccaacacctttgggattaagtTGAacactgtgagccaggcctaatcgcccaacatcagtgccccacCTCATTAATGCCGTTGTGGCTGAATGATGTGGGGTCTTGCTTCCAAtcttccaacatctagttgaaagtcttcacagaagaatggaggctgttatagaaggaatggggggaccaactctatattaatgctcataattttgaaatgagatgtttgacaagcaggtgtccacatacttttggtcatgtattgtATCAGATAACTATTTAAATTTTTAACCTGACTTTGAGCCAAAATGTTACCTTTGCCAATAGGATACATAGTTATGACCTTTGCTTCCCTTCCTCTTGTTCTGTTGATGTTTAGCACCACTGTCGGCGGTGTGGCCGGTGTTTCTGTGATAAGTGCTGCAGTAAGAAGGTGGCTCTGCCCAGGATGTGCTTCGTCGACCCAGTCCGGCAGTGTGGTGAGTGCAGCCTGGTCTCCCAGAAGGAAATGGAGTTCTACGACAAACAGCTCAAAGTGCTTATGGGAGGTGAGTTCAAAGGAATGAATCATATATATCTATCCTGCCCCGCTCTACGCCCTCCTGGCTAGTGGAGAGTGTTGGTGCAGACCAGTGTGGTTATAAATAGGCCCCTTCCACTCAGCCAGGCCCATAATTAAAAATCCATTTGCAGCATGGTGAGCTCCAGGGCAAGGACCTGCTGCAGTGGCAGGGACCTGGAGAGAAAGCCTTGTAGCATTTTGGACTAATGGGGTCATGTTAGCCAGATAGCATGGTCAAACAATGCTGTATCATTTGTCTGTCCATGAGAGATTATACTATGTAAACAACCACATTAAGATAGatttttagttctgggttaaccaagaTTAACCTTTAGTACAACACCAGTGGACTGGGTGGTATCTACAGTTGGATGAATTTATAGAGGGATTTTTGATTGGTATACTTTTTTAATTTGACTCACCGGTAACGACTTCTCTGTCATACTCAGGTGGTTCTTTTATTGTCACTTTGGGCACCTCAAAGACGTCTGAGACCATGATGTGTCGTCTGTCCAACAACCACAGGTATCGTGAGTGTTTTACATTTTACACAAAGGGAAAGTATCTAGAATGGAGTTATTTAGGTTAATGCTGGAAGTACATATACTGTATCTGTGCTTTGATAGAACCACTTTAAGAAAATGTACATTTTCCAGTTGAACGACTTTCAATACATCACTCTCACCTCTCTTggtctcttatctccctctccacTCAGGTATCTTTTCTTTGATGGGGAGAGCCATTTTGAGGTGGAACTGTCTCGGATCTCCAGTATGCAGGTGTTGACGGAGGAGTCCACTCCTGAAGGTAAAGCTCTGGATCAGATGTTCTCTGGCTGGATTGCTCTCAGTACAGAGGGCAGTATGACCGTACAGCAGCGATACTGTGCAGCTCGTTGAACACTTATTTAAGAGACATGGATTCCTGTGGGTGGAGGAACTAGCTCCATCTCCTCTTTATGACCGGAAGTATAAACataaatccacagtaaaattcTGTTGACTGTCTTTTCATTGTATTGATTTGAAAACCCTTAACTGATCTAACAGCATGGTAAGTATACTGAGGTGGTGGTTGTGCCTGACTGTTTCCTCGCTGCTTTAATATTaaaacactctctccctctctccctgggcgGCCTGGCCTTTCTCCTTATGACTTTAGAGAATGACATTCACACTTACACAAGTCTGCTGGACAGTCAGTATATCTCTGAAGGTTAGCACTGTTATACTCCCTCGTCCCCCTCTCCCTTATTCCTCCCCATCTTAAATTCACCTGCCTCCAGAGTTTGTGGCCCTGCTTTTGATAAGGATGCCTTTGTTTTCATTGTACATGCATTTTATATCAGTGGTAGAACAAAGGCAACGTCCTTAAAATCCGTGTCCCATGCATGCTTCCATGGGGGGGGTTGTGTGTAACTAAACACCCAGAGTGAGTCTCATTGCCCCTCTAACTGTGACCAGGCTGGTGTTCATTAGGCAACACCATATCAAAACACTTGATTTGACCGTTGCCATGTGGcaccttcctgtttctctctgtttgggCTGTTTTCTTCCGCTTtgtgcctactgaacacaacccagttCACAGCTCAAGACATCCAAACATCCAAACATATTCCCTCATTCCTATCAACTTCTTCTGTGAACGTCTGATATGTTGTTTATTTTTTCAAGTCTATAGATTTCTTAGTGATTTATAGCACATGCCAGTCGTTAACAAAGAAGCACTTGCATGTTTTCTTTAATCAATGTTTGTTATTGTGTCCTTTTGAGATATGTTGTAAggttacttttttttttcttctcaccaAGGTCATTAGTTTGAACACCAGCCAGGTAGCAGTTTTGGTTTACAAAGTCTGAGCTGAAGCTTTTAGAGTACATCCCAAGATAGTGAGTGTTGTTACTGTACCTTAACAACCTGGTCTTatagcattttgtattattctgtacgaaAATCCGAGACGCTCCATTTAGTattatatgttgtgttttgtatggtaaatatttgtggatgtccatcacccatttcatatgatatgttacgaattataatttgtattatattttacaaatttgcaaaatgtggaatatgttacgaattctagctaggtggcgaATGTTAGCTAGGGGTTGGGGTTAAGTTCAGGAGATAGGTTAAAGGGTTAGCCAACATGCTAAAAAGTAGTCAGtagttgctaaaatgctaaagttgtacGTGATGAGATTTGGGTTGGTAGATGTTTGTGTTATATGCTCacccaccccgaccaaccaccctaagtaaccatctgtcttatgtaaccatacataacatatttacatttactatgttacttatggtctgagaccaggctgtgcTTAACTGTGTGTTGTGTCCAGGGGGAAACTCCAGGGCCAGTGGCATGTTGCTCCACTACAAACCCACTGGCTCTCAGGACCCTCAGCAGTTACGCATGGAGGCAGCAGACGACAAGAAGACTGCCTCCTCATGGCTGGCTGCCATGCACAAGGTACACCACATTAACAGGCTGGCTTGTGTTTTAAAAGGAAGAATATTTTTGATACTACTGGAATTTATATTGTGATATCCAAGCTTCAGACCTGCCATTACGTACTGTGTATGTGATTGAATAGTTCTGCCCTTACTATGTCTATTCTCTGACAGGCTGCCAAACTGCTGTATGAAGCTCGGGACCGGTGACTCATTGCTAAGATGCCCAGAGCCTGAGAGTGATGGCACAGACCAAGTGTTTTTCTTTCCTTACCCTTCCGTCTCACATTCTCTAAATGCTGACAGTGCATTTAAGTAACAATCCATTGAACTATTTGGCCAACCACCATCTAATGCTGCTATTCTTAATGTTATCATAGACATAAGCCATTTGGCATAACCATTTCCCTTCACGTAACGCTTTTAAGGTCATTTTTTTAATGTGATCTGTGTCATAGTTCAAGTTAAGTTTCTTTGTTCATGCGGTCTATACTCTACTTTCAGTGCTGGCAGATTTGGATCCTTACCCCTTCCTTAGGGATCCACAGATTAGTCACCGATTCTAgtggtatatacacacacacacacacacacgtatgtggacaccccttcaaataagtggattcggctattacgtccacacccattgctgacaggtgtataaaatcgagcgcaCAGCCATACAATCGCCATaggcaaacattggcagtagaatggccttactaaagcccagtgact contains:
- the LOC112246810 gene encoding zinc finger FYVE domain-containing protein 21-like isoform X3, yielding MSTVPDGKKLVRSPSGLRMVPENGAFNSPFSLDEPQWVPDKECPSCMQCDKKYDFLTRKHHCRRCGRCFCDKCCSKKVALPRMCFVDPVRQCGECSLVSQKEMEFYDKQLKVLMGGGSFIVTLGTSKTSETMMCRLSNNHRYLFFDGESHFEVELSRISSMQVLTEESTPEGGNSRASGMLLHYKPTGSQDPQQLRMEAADDKKTASSWLAAMHKAAKLLYEARDR
- the LOC112246810 gene encoding zinc finger FYVE domain-containing protein 21-like isoform X2 produces the protein MSTVPDGKKLVRSPSGLRMVPENGAFNSPFSLDEPQWVPDKEHHCRRCGRCFCDKCCSKKVALPRMCFVDPVRQCGECSLVSQKEMEFYDKQLKVLMGGGSFIVTLGTSKTSETMMCRLSNNHRYLFFDGESHFEVELSRISSMQVLTEESTPEENDIHTYTSLLDSQYISEGGNSRASGMLLHYKPTGSQDPQQLRMEAADDKKTASSWLAAMHKAAKLLYEARDR
- the LOC112246810 gene encoding zinc finger FYVE domain-containing protein 21-like isoform X1; protein product: MSTVPDGKKLVRSPSGLRMVPENGAFNSPFSLDEPQWVPDKECPSCMQCDKKYDFLTRKHHCRRCGRCFCDKCCSKKVALPRMCFVDPVRQCGECSLVSQKEMEFYDKQLKVLMGGGSFIVTLGTSKTSETMMCRLSNNHRYLFFDGESHFEVELSRISSMQVLTEESTPEENDIHTYTSLLDSQYISEGGNSRASGMLLHYKPTGSQDPQQLRMEAADDKKTASSWLAAMHKAAKLLYEARDR